A stretch of the Oncorhynchus clarkii lewisi isolate Uvic-CL-2024 chromosome 9, UVic_Ocla_1.0, whole genome shotgun sequence genome encodes the following:
- the LOC139417463 gene encoding tripartite motif-containing protein 29-like, protein MYNLDKCSISVGEVACDDCSTRKLKALKSCLVCLTSYCETHLEHHQRVVNLKRHKLIDPAENLEDRMSKKHERLLELFCRTDQMCVCFVPPETDHKSHDTVPIEDMGAHQKGELAAAKAEVEKMVQVRQKKVDEIKHSVEISRKSTNKDIEDSENLFTNLSRSVEERRTNLKQVMEAMQTAAEKRAEGLVNDLEQEITELQRRSTELEQLSHTEDHLHFLQASITLSG, encoded by the exons ATGTATAATTTAGATAAATGCTCAATTTCCGTTGGGGAGGTGGCTTGTGATGATTGTTCGACAAGAAAGCTCAAGGCCCTGAAGTCCTGTCTGGTGTGTCTCACCTCTTACTGTGAGACTCACCTGGAGCATCATCAGAGAGTGGTGAATCTGAAGAGACACAAGCTGATCGACCCAGCGGAGAACCTGGAGGACAGAATGAGTAAGAAGCACGAAAGACTCCTGGAGCTGTTCTGTAGGACTgaccagatgtgtgtgtgttttgttcccCCCGAGACAGACCACAAGTCTCATGATACTGTGCCCATTGAAGACATGGGAGCACACCAGAAG GGTGAGCTTGCGGCCGCTAAAGCAGAGGTTGAAAAGATGGTCCAGGTCAGACAGAAGAAGGTGGATGAAATCAAACACTCAGTGGAGATCAGTAGG AAAAGTACAAACAAAGATATTGAGGACAGTGAGAATCTCTTCACCAATCTGTCGCGTTCGGTTGAAGAAAGACGAACCAATCTAAAGCAGGTGATGGAGGCGATGCAAACAGCAGCAGAGAAAAGGGCTGAAGGGCTCGTCAATGACCTGGAGCAGGAaatcactgagttacagaggagaAGCACTGAGCTGGAGCAGCTCTCACACACTGAGGATCACCTCCACTTCCTACAGGCCAGTATCACTCTCAGTGGTTGA
- the LOC139415950 gene encoding endonuclease domain-containing 1 protein-like translates to MNNNRYQQICQCLMDQKNQVIYYYATLYDTNNKIPVYSAYTLQHSTVSRENPWYVEPQLDGGRDLCMGAQKPSTINWGQHQALNSDYWGPVYDKGHLYPVYHTSTYLSMLATSTLTNAAPQGSSFNRGGWKTHERNLVSLLQKCSKVYVVTGVVPDNIAIGNGVRVAKFYWSAYCCVIINGIKESKGYVGPDNNDIVLTLTVQELEKELSILYGSTFSVFQGGC, encoded by the exons ATGAACAACAATCGCTACCAGCAGATATGCCAGTGTCTCATGGACCAGAAAAACCAAGTAATTTACTACTATGCCACGCTCTACGATACCAATAATAAGATTCCTGTGTATTCTGCCTACACGCTTCAACATTCAACCGTTTCCCGAGAGAACCCTTGGTATGTCGAACCTCAG CTCGATGGTGGTAGAGACCTCTGCATGGGCGCACAGAAACCCTCAACCATAAACTGGGGTCAACACCAGGCCCTGAATAGCGACTATTGGGGACCAGTCTACGATAAGGGCCACCTCTACCCAGTCTACCACACCTCCACATATTTATCCATGCTAGCCACCTCTACCCTGACCAACGCAGCCCCACAAGGCTCAAGCTTCAACAGGGGCGGATGGAAGACACATGAAAGGAACCTGGTTAGCCTACTGCAAAAATGCTCAAAGGTCTATGTAGTCACTGGTGTAGTGCCTGATAACATAGCGATAGGTAATGGTGTCAGAGTGGCTAAGTTCTACTGGAGTGCATACTGTTGTGTTATTATAAATGGAATTAAGGAGTCTAAAGGGTACGTAGGTCCTGATAACAACGACATAGTGTTAACACTGACTGTGCAAGAACTGGAGAAAGAACTCAGCATATTATATGGTTCAACTTTCTCTGTGTTCCAAGGCGGATGCTAA
- the LOC139415949 gene encoding E3 ubiquitin-protein ligase TRIM21-like, with translation MAFSSAVSISINTPVLIEQHLNCSICLGLFKDPVTTPCGHTFCQTCLECNLHFNDLICPVCKEHLRRNPQVNIILSTLIQELKKAQERKPGEYSGAPGEVACDVCTERKLKAQKSCLVCLASYCETHLGPHTSAGRLKGHRLVAPVKDLDGRACLTHGRPLELYSRAEGRCVCALCVEEGHEVISVEMEWDRKKGNLGSTKADIQERILERERKVEEIRVSVEQCKAHVDRERREIDSVFKAVIATVEETHLDALRPMEERQQEVEREAGELTQELKREIRELKETIGQLEDVADLKDHIHFLQTFPSLSGLGDGRDWTEASIDTTLSFGTMRSSWSTMMERIKHELEKLSSVELERILKFAVDVTLDPDTANTQLILSEDGKEVRDGGKIQDIPDCPHRFDHFGSVLGHNKLTSGRSYWEVDVGNKTGWDLGIARGDANRKGKLSVNPTNGYWVIVNYNGAKYGALGDPPFLLSLREKPQKVGVFVDYEEGLVSFYDVEAKAHIHSFTGYSFIGEIYPYLSPHLLNGEENSDPLVITKTG, from the exons ATGGCCTTCTCATCTGCAGTCTCCATCTCCATCAACACCCCTGTCCTGATTGAGCAGCACCTCAACTGCTCCATCTGTCTGGGCCTGTTTAAGGACCCGGTCACCACCCCCTGTGGCCACACCTTCTGCCAGACTTGCCTGGAATGCAACCTCCACTTCAATGACCTCATATGCCCCGTCTGTAAGGAGCATCTGAGGAGGAACCCACAG GTGAATATCATCCTCAGTACTCTCATTCAGGAGTTGAAAAAGGCCCAGGAGAGGAAGCCAGGGGAGTATTCTGGAGCTCCAGGTGAGGTGGCCTGTGACGTctgcactgagaggaagctcaagGCCCAAAAGTCCTGTCTGGTGTGTCTGGCCTCATATTGCGAGACTCACCTGGGCCCCCACACCTCAGCAGGCAGGCTGAAGGGCCACAG GCTGGTGGCCCCTGTGAAGGACCTGGATGGGAGGGCGTGTCTGACCCACGGTCGTCCCCTGGAGCTGTATAGCAGGGCAGAGGGGCGCTGTGTCTGTGCCCTCTGCGTGGAGGAGGGTCACGAGGTCATCTCCGTGGAAATGGAGTGGGACAGGAAGAAG GGTAACCTGGGGAGCACCAAGGCTGATATTCAGGAGAGAatcctggagagggagagaaaggtggaGGAGATCAGGGTGTCTGTGGAGCAGTGCAAG GCCCacgtggacagagagaggagggagattgaCTCTGTGTTCAAAGCAGTGATAGCAACTGTAGAGGAGACCCATCTAGATGCTCTCAGGCCCATGGAGGAGAGGCagcaggaggtggagagagaggcaggagaactcACCCAGGAGCtgaagagagagatcagagaacTGAAAGAAACCATTGGTCAATTGGAGGATGTTGCTGACCTCAAGGATCACATTCACTTCCTGCAG ACTTTCCCATCCCTGTCGGGGCTGGGTGATGGCAGAGACTGGACTGAGGCCTCCATTGATACTACACTCTCCTTTGGCACCATGAGAAGCAGCTGGTCGACCATGATGGAGAGAATCAAGCACGAGCTGGAGAAGCTCTCCTCAGTTG aacttgagaggatcctGAAGTTTGCAG TTGATGTGACATTGGACCCGGACACAGCAAACACACAGCTGATTCTATCTGAGGACGGGAAAgaagtgagagatggagggaagataCAGGACATCCCTGACTGTCCGCATCGCTTCGATCACTTCGGCAGCGTCCTAGGACACAACAAGCTAACCTCTGGGAGATCATACTGGGAGGTGGATGTCGGGAACAAGACGGGTTGGGATCTGGGAATAGCAAGAGGAGATGCCAACAGGAAGGGGAAGCTCTCTGTGAATCCTACTAACGGTTACTGGGTTATAGTGAATTATAATGGTGCCAAATACGGAGCCTTGGGGGACCCACCTTTTCTGTTGTCACTGAGAGAAAAGCCCCAGAAGGTGGGGGTGTTTGTGGATTATGAGGAGGGGTTGGTGTCTTTTTATGATGTGGAGGCTAAGGCTCACATACATTCTTTCACTGGGTATTCCTTTATTGGGGAAATATATCCATATCTCAGCCCACATCTTCTGAATGGGGAGGAGAACTCTGACCCACTGGTCATCACCAAAACAGGGTGA